From a single Candidatus Micrarchaeia archaeon genomic region:
- a CDS encoding multiprotein-bridging factor 1 family protein, translating into MECEICGKREAVCLVYLEGAKMNSCQGCSRGGKVLYFFDSDSPIPTAVQQRPRSEEEIVDDYGKIIRAARMKLGLSLEELGMKIAEKANYLEHVERQTTLPSLPLARKLEKFLKIKLVETTTSITSESAAIHGKKELTLLDMAEMDSMEKKAKK; encoded by the coding sequence ATGGAATGCGAGATATGCGGAAAAAGGGAGGCGGTGTGCCTTGTTTACCTGGAGGGTGCCAAGATGAATTCCTGCCAGGGCTGCTCCCGCGGCGGGAAAGTGCTGTATTTCTTCGATTCTGACTCGCCGATTCCCACCGCGGTCCAGCAGCGGCCCCGCAGCGAGGAAGAGATAGTAGACGATTACGGGAAAATAATCCGCGCAGCGCGCATGAAGCTCGGGCTCAGCTTAGAGGAACTAGGGATGAAGATAGCTGAAAAAGCGAACTACCTGGAGCACGTGGAGCGCCAGACCACGCTCCCGAGCCTCCCGCTCGCGCGCAAGCTCGAGAAGTTCCTCAAAATAAAATTGGTGGAAACCACCACTTCCATTACTTCCGAATCCGCTGCAATCCATGGCAAGAAGGAGCTCACGCTCTTGGAC